Part of the Salinimonas lutimaris genome, CTGCTGGCGCGCGTGATCCGCATGTTCCTTTTCAATCTGCGCATCCTGATTACCGTCCAGGTCTACCCGATGGGCGCCTTCACGGATGCTATGCAGATAACGCCAGCTATTAGTATAGTGACGCAGTGTGGAACGCAGTAATGTTTTGCTGACTCTTTCGTCGTCATCAAGACGCTCTGCCAATTCCTGAAAAATGCCAATTTTTAGAGGGCGGGCTTCGCCTTCTGTGGAGAAACAGTGCGGAAAACGCTCGGCAAGATAGGCGATGACTTCTTTACTGTTTGAAAACTTCTCTGTTGCTTCCATTAAATTTAACGCTAGTTAGTAAAATTCCGAATTATCCGCATCATCCCAAGTTGCCAGCGTATGGTCAACCCAATCCAGCAATTCATCATCCTCGATGTCTAATAAACTGTCATTTCGGGCCCATTGCTCCCATGCGTAGTGCAATATTTGCTCAAGACGGCCTGTTTCAATGTCATCCTCTGCCCGATCGTAAACCGCGTGCAGAATAAAATTTAAACGCTCGGATGCCTCTTCGGGATCGTCAAACCGGTCATCCATGTCATTAATGGTCGCCAGCACCACATGAATATCGACATTATCTTTCATTGTTGCGACTCAACCAGAATGGCCGCAATGGCTTCCAGACCCGCTTTATCCTGTTCAGTAAAGCGCGAAAACTCAGGACTGTCGATATCCAGTACGCCTATCAGGGTATCGTTTACGATAAGTGGTATCACAATCTCTGAATTGGACGCGGCATCACAGGCAATATGTCCATCAAACTGGTGAACATCCTCAATCATCTGGGTAGTGCGGGTCTGGGCTGCGGTACCGCAAACGCCTTTGCCCATCGGAATGCGAATACAGGCAGGCTGGCCCTGAAATGGCCCCAGCACCAACTGGTCTTCTTTATACAGATAAAACCCTGCCCAGTTGACGGCCTCCAGATTATTAAACAATAGCGCACTGATATTGGCCATGTTGGCAATCAGGTCATGCTCACCGGAAACCAGTGCCTGCGCCTGCTGTTGCAGGCGTGAATAAAGTTGTTCAGTCAAAAGCTGCTCCACTCATTAATGTTATTACTGCAGGGCAAATGTCACGCTGACACTTGCCTTAATGTACTGTTGACCGGGCATCGCGCCAGTCGCGCTGTCAGCCATCATCATTTTAGCCCGGCTTTCCATTCTTACTGCCCCGCGGTTTCCTTCGCTCAGCGACTGGACCTGCCCAACCGTGACACCCAGTTCACGGGCCAGCAAACTGGCTCTTGATTTGGCGTCGCTAACGGCATTTATCAAGGCTTGCTGATACGCTTTATCCTGGTCTGCGGCAGTCAGTTCAAAATGGCTGATGCGGGTGACTCCCCGTTTCAGGGCACCGTCAATCAGCGCATCGTACTGATTTAGATTACCGTGCACAACTGTGACTTCACGACTCAGCACAAAGCCTTTTTCTTCGCGCCCCTGCGAGGTGGACTGATACCAGGGGTTTAGCTGAATCTGCATAGACTGAATATGCCGTTCAGCCACGCCCTGCTCTAGCAAAAAGTCACTTAGCTGGCGCATATCCTGTTGCATCCGGGTGTTCATCTTGGTCAGTGATTCGCCTTTTTGCTCCAGGATGAACGTCACAGAAAAGGTGTCTGGTACGATGACCGCAGAGCCTGTACCACTGACATGAATTTGCGGAACCGGCATTGCTACCGCAGTACTCTGAGCGAGTACCGGCGTTGTCAGTGAATTCATTAATAAGGCAGTGGCTATAAGCGCAATGGTTTTTCTTACTGGCATAGGTCATATCCTTTTATTGTGTAAGTTAAGAGTGTGTCGCCCAGACACTGAACCGTGAGTGAACAGCTTAACCAAAGAACCAGTAGCTGACACCAATGGCAGCCATCAGGCCTGCCACATCGGCTGCCAGACAACAGACTACGGCATACCGGGCATGTTTTATGCCCACGGCGCCCAGATAAACAGCCAGCACATAAAAAGTAGTTTCGGTGGAGCCTTGCATGACAGAGGCCAGTCTGCCGGCAAACGAGTCGGCGCCATGATGCTGCATGGTTTCTATCATCAGTGCCCGGGCCCCACTGCCGGATAAAGGTTTCATCAGCGCGGTTGGCAATGCTTCCACAAAGCGGGTGTCCATGCCCAGTGCGCCTACGACCGTAGCGATACCGGTTGCCAGTGCTTCCAGTAAACCACTGGCGCGTAACATGCCAATGGCAATCAGCATGGCCAGTAAAAACGGAATAAGCGAAATAGCGATTTCAAAACCTTTTTTCGCCCCATCAATAAACAACTCGTAGGTATTGAGCCCGCGCCGGTAACCGGTGACCAGGACCAGTACCACAAACGATAATAACAGGCAGTTGGCCAGCACTGACGACTGACCGGCCAGCTGTTCTGCCGCCAGGTTAGAAAAGTACAGTACCACCGCAGCCAACATGGCAAAGCCGCCGGCCAGATAAAGCAAAATAACCCGGTTAAACAGGTTAATACGCTGTACCATCGATGTCACAATCAGGCCGGCCAGTGTGGAGGCACTGGTTGCCAGCAAAATAGGTACAAACACATCTGTAGGCTGAGTAGCCCCCTGCTCGGCGCGATACAAAAATACCGCAATCGGAAACAGGGTGACCGAGGATGTATTTAAGACCAAAAATAAAATCTGGCTGTTGGTGATACGATCTTTGGTCCGGGTCAGCGTTTGCATATCCTGCATGGCTTTAATACCAAATGGTGTAGCGGCATTGTCCAGTCCCAGCATATTGGCAGACATATTCATGGTAATACTGCCTAGTGCCGGATGATTGGCCGGAATATCAGGCATCAGACGCCGCAACAACGGTGACAGCACCCTGGCCAGCTGATTGATCAGACCGGATTGTTCAGCCACCTGAAAAATTCCCATCCAGAACGCCAGTACCCCAATCAATCCCAGTGCAATCTCTACACTGAGCTGAGCCATATCGTTAATTGCGGTCATCACCGCTTCAAAACCGCCCGCCCCCTGGCCGAATATGGCACTCATGCAGGTGGCCAGAAATGCTGAAATGATAAAAAACAGCCAGATTCTGTGAATCATAACTACCTGTGTTATAAATTGTTCTTTGCCGCAGTGTAGCAAAGCAATCATCATTTTACTGCTTTTGAATGGCAAGGCTATGCACTTTCTTCCTACAATGCAAGCTCATAGGCTTGCCTAGTTTAAAGCAAGCTTATATACTTGCTACCAATGACATAACAGGATGTTTTATGATCGGTGTTCTTACCGCAGATCTGGTGGGGTCAACCCGGCTGGATACCAGTAGCTATCATTCAACCGTCAACGGGCTGGCAGATTATCTGGGCAGCTTGCAGAACCAGACTACACTGACCTTTTCGGTCTATCGTGGCGATGAATTCCAGATTGCTTTTGGTCAGCCTGAACAGGCATGTAAACTGACACTGCAGCTAAAAAGCTGGCTGGCGTCCGGTCACACCGTGCCGCCTTTACAGTGCACCATGAGCCTGGCGTTTGACAGTGGTGAAATGCAGGGCGCGGATCCTGGCCTAAACAATGGTCTGGCTTATATCAGGTCAGGCCGCAAACTGGAAACACTACGCAGTGCAGAACTGCTGATTCAGACCGCCGGTGATCAGCATGCCCCGGCCTTGCAAGTTATCTGTCAGCAGCTGGGTTATATTATGAATCGCCACAGTGCCCGACAGGCTGAACTGGTGCATCAGTATCTGGCATCAGACTTTGCGACTCACCAGAGCCTGGCGGAGCAGCTGGGGACGTCGAGACAAAATGTATCTGAACGCCTGCGGGCGGCGGGGGCAGACTTACTGCCCGAGACCATTACCTACATCAACAGCCTGTTACATAGCCCGACAACGGAGTAAGGATGACCCTGTTACTATTATTACTGACAGCCCATTTTATTGGTGACTTTTACCTGCAGCCCGACCGCTGGATTGCCGATAGAAATCAATCGGGGTGGCGCTCTGCTGCGCTGTATAAACACAGCGCTGTGCATCTTTTACTGTCTGTTGGCGCGCTTTATCTGGCCAGTGTGTCCGAGCCATCGCTCACCGCCATGCAAATCAGCAGTGCTGCGCTGGTTATTGCTGGCAGTCACTTGCTGATCGACTGGCTGAAAACCGGACACCACAGTACCACCGCCTTTATTGCCGACCAGCTCGCGCACGTAATTGTACTGGGCATGACCGCAGTCTGGCTGGGAAATATCAGTATGACAGTCGTCATGGCCTCGGCCATGACGCTACTGGCGCCAGACACCCTGGTGTGTCTGCTTGGCTATCTGATTGTACTGAATCCGGCCAGCATACTGATTGCCAAAATGCTGGCCCGACACACCGCTGTGCTTAACAGTATTGATAATCAGAGCCTGGGGACTGCCGGGCGATGGATTGGCTACGTGGAACGGGTACTGGCCCTGTCGTTTATTTTAGTTGATCAGTATACCGGGCTGGGCTTTCTGGTCGCGACTAAGACCGTGTTCCGGGTTGGAGATTTGTCTAAGGCAAAAGATATGCGCCTGACTGAGTATATGATGCTGGGCACACTGATGAGCTTTGCCACTGCCCTGATTGCCGGCTGGGCCATGGTCGCACTCATTAGCAAGTAGCGCCAATAAAAAAGCGGCTTTTATCAGCCGCTTTCAGTCAGTAACAAAACAGTGTTAAAGGTCTAGCGAATCACCCTGGCCAGACTGGCTACGCAATGATCAATATTGCGCGGTTTACAGGCATAGCCCATCAGCCCAATACGCCAGACTTTGCCTGCCAGGTCGCCCAGCCCGGCACCGATTTCCAGGTTATCGTTCTCCAGCAACTGTTTACGGGCAGCAGCATCATCCACGCCCGGTGGAATCGCCACAGCGTTAAGCTGAGGCAAACGGTAGTGGCTATCTACACTGAACTGCATTCCCAGCCCTTCCAGACCATCACGCAATGCTTCGTGGCCCTGCTGATGACGTTGCCAGCTTTGCTCAAGGCCTTCTTCTTTTAACATCAGCAGTGATTCATGCAGCGCATATAAGCTGTTTACCGGCGCGGTATGGTGATAAGCCCGCTTACCGCCTTGCCCCCAGTAACCCACAATAAGGTTCATATCAAGAAACCAGCTTTGTACCGGCGTTTTACGATTCTGAATAATCTCAACTGCGCGTGGGCTGAATGACACCGGTGATAAACCCGGCACACAGCTCAGGCATTTTTGCGAACCGGAATAAATGGCATCAATACCCCAGCCGTCCACATCCACTTCAATACCACCCAGCGATGTCACCGCATCAACCAGACTCAGACAATCGTATTGACGGGCCAGCGCGCACAGGGATTGAGCATCATTGCGCACCCCGGTGGATGTTTCGGCGTGAACAAAGGCCAGAATTTTAGCATCCGGATTGGCTTTCAGGGCATCCTCCACTTTTTGCAGGCTGGTTTGCTCTCCCCAGGCATCTTCTACCTTGATGGCCGTGCCGCCGCAGCGTGTGACATTTTCCACCATGCGGTTACCAAAGACACCGTTAATACACACCACCACCTTGTCGCCCGGCTCAACCAGATTGGCAAAACAGGCTTCCATTCCAGCCGATCCCGGCGCAGAAACCGGCATGGTCAGCGCATTGGTGGTCTTAAATGCATACTGAAGCAGCCCCTTGATGTCGTCCATCAGGTCAATAAACAGCGGGTCGAGATGACCCAGCGTTGGGCGCGCCATGGCATTTAATACTCTGGGGCTCACATCAGACGGACCAGGCCCCATTAAGGTGCGCTCTGGTGGGATAAATGTTTTAAAATTTTCCATAAACTAGCCCTTATTGAGAAATACCCCCTCATTGTTACAATATATTCACAAAACTACAATTGTCCATCATGAACATAAATAACATGAATACCAAACAGGAAGGAGGATAACGCGGGTAGATGAACATAGTCGGCAAGTCATGCCGGAAGAGTCAGACAAAAGCACCGAAAACAACTCATCGGACTGGTGAGCAAGACTATTGTTAAATAAAAGAAAATGGGCTATTTTTAAGCAATGAAAGTGAAGTTCACAAAAAATTCATAAATATTTGTTTATAAATTAGCCAGCAGTGATCTATTATTACTATTCGCTTTATTTGTTTGCATGAACTTCTCCCTTTGCAAAAGTTAGCGCACGGCTCAGCAATGAGCCATTCCCCTAGGCCCGGAATCACTTCCGGGCTTTTTTTATGCGTCGGGGCAACGTCTTACAGATAGGCAGAAGGATCAGATAAGACCGTCAGAGAGTCGGCAAAGGTGCGGCCATTTTCCACATAATGGTCGGCAGAGGCTTTAAGCATGTCTTCAGCGCGTGCATCGAGAGTCTTAATGACTTTACCGGGTGACCCCACCACCAGTGAATAGTCGGGGACTTCCATATTTTCAGTAATCAGAGCATTGGCCCCAATAACACAATACTTACCAATTTTTGCGCCATTGAGCACCACCGCATTGATGCCAATCAGGCTGTAATCATCAACCTGACATCCATGTAGCATGGCTTTGTGGCCCACCGTAACCCCCTGCCCCAGGCATAATCGTACCCCGTGGTCGGTATGCAGAATGCTGCCATCCTGAATATTGGTATCCGGGCCTATGTCAATGGTGTCACAGTCGCCGCGAATCACAGCGTTGAACCACACGCTGACATTACGGTTTAGGATCACATCACCAATCACATGCGCTCCCGGGGCAATATAGACCCCTTCGCTGATAGTCGGTTGCTTGTCTTTTAACTGATAAATCATGCGTTGTCAGTTGGCAGCAGGCGGATCATACCTTCCTGCATCGTACTTGCCACCAACTCTCCCTGTTGATTGAAAATCTGTCCCTTCACAATACCACGATTATTACCGGTAAAGGGGCTGTCCATCGTATACAGCAACCAGTCATTCAGGTTAACCGGACGGTGAAACCACATCGCATGGTCGATGGTGGCCATACGCAGATTGCTGTCAGATACCGCCAGGCCGTAATGCTGCAGCGCAGTACTTAAAAAGTGATAGTCAGAGGCATAGGCCAGCGTAGACTGATGCAGTTTAATATCATCATCCATCGGCTCACGCACTTTGAGCCATACATTGCGGGTAGGTTCCTGCTTTTTCGGCCTGAAT contains:
- a CDS encoding GAF domain-containing protein, which codes for MTEQLYSRLQQQAQALVSGEHDLIANMANISALLFNNLEAVNWAGFYLYKEDQLVLGPFQGQPACIRIPMGKGVCGTAAQTRTTQMIEDVHQFDGHIACDAASNSEIVIPLIVNDTLIGVLDIDSPEFSRFTEQDKAGLEAIAAILVESQQ
- a CDS encoding SIMPL domain-containing protein, which codes for MPVRKTIALIATALLMNSLTTPVLAQSTAVAMPVPQIHVSGTGSAVIVPDTFSVTFILEQKGESLTKMNTRMQQDMRQLSDFLLEQGVAERHIQSMQIQLNPWYQSTSQGREEKGFVLSREVTVVHGNLNQYDALIDGALKRGVTRISHFELTAADQDKAYQQALINAVSDAKSRASLLARELGVTVGQVQSLSEGNRGAVRMESRAKMMMADSATGAMPGQQYIKASVSVTFALQ
- a CDS encoding nucleoside recognition domain-containing protein, whose protein sequence is MIHRIWLFFIISAFLATCMSAIFGQGAGGFEAVMTAINDMAQLSVEIALGLIGVLAFWMGIFQVAEQSGLINQLARVLSPLLRRLMPDIPANHPALGSITMNMSANMLGLDNAATPFGIKAMQDMQTLTRTKDRITNSQILFLVLNTSSVTLFPIAVFLYRAEQGATQPTDVFVPILLATSASTLAGLIVTSMVQRINLFNRVILLYLAGGFAMLAAVVLYFSNLAAEQLAGQSSVLANCLLLSFVVLVLVTGYRRGLNTYELFIDGAKKGFEIAISLIPFLLAMLIAIGMLRASGLLEALATGIATVVGALGMDTRFVEALPTALMKPLSGSGARALMIETMQHHGADSFAGRLASVMQGSTETTFYVLAVYLGAVGIKHARYAVVCCLAADVAGLMAAIGVSYWFFG
- a CDS encoding DUF3307 domain-containing protein gives rise to the protein MTLLLLLLTAHFIGDFYLQPDRWIADRNQSGWRSAALYKHSAVHLLLSVGALYLASVSEPSLTAMQISSAALVIAGSHLLIDWLKTGHHSTTAFIADQLAHVIVLGMTAVWLGNISMTVVMASAMTLLAPDTLVCLLGYLIVLNPASILIAKMLARHTAVLNSIDNQSLGTAGRWIGYVERVLALSFILVDQYTGLGFLVATKTVFRVGDLSKAKDMRLTEYMMLGTLMSFATALIAGWAMVALISK
- a CDS encoding pyridoxal-phosphate-dependent aminotransferase family protein, translated to MENFKTFIPPERTLMGPGPSDVSPRVLNAMARPTLGHLDPLFIDLMDDIKGLLQYAFKTTNALTMPVSAPGSAGMEACFANLVEPGDKVVVCINGVFGNRMVENVTRCGGTAIKVEDAWGEQTSLQKVEDALKANPDAKILAFVHAETSTGVRNDAQSLCALARQYDCLSLVDAVTSLGGIEVDVDGWGIDAIYSGSQKCLSCVPGLSPVSFSPRAVEIIQNRKTPVQSWFLDMNLIVGYWGQGGKRAYHHTAPVNSLYALHESLLMLKEEGLEQSWQRHQQGHEALRDGLEGLGMQFSVDSHYRLPQLNAVAIPPGVDDAAARKQLLENDNLEIGAGLGDLAGKVWRIGLMGYACKPRNIDHCVASLARVIR
- a CDS encoding gamma carbonic anhydrase family protein; translated protein: MIYQLKDKQPTISEGVYIAPGAHVIGDVILNRNVSVWFNAVIRGDCDTIDIGPDTNIQDGSILHTDHGVRLCLGQGVTVGHKAMLHGCQVDDYSLIGINAVVLNGAKIGKYCVIGANALITENMEVPDYSLVVGSPGKVIKTLDARAEDMLKASADHYVENGRTFADSLTVLSDPSAYL